Proteins found in one Plasmodium sp. gorilla clade G2 genome assembly, chromosome: 14 genomic segment:
- a CDS encoding golgi apparatus membrane protein TVP23, putative, translating into MNTGIFQSGKDDKNKSNISDGTMNNMMNINKNFNFSSFNENELPRYVNEFIQKMNHPYICMIHVIPKLLSIFIYFLGPFLFRNEQTKEYDFIITFAITFFLVSLDFYLVKNITGRFLVRMIWWIDSGDDYSNNVIFHSLEDKSSNSNEKNVFWFSLYIYVFIWLVQTIQMFISFQVCWFLLCVLCFFLSYYNLYNFWKCSKEQPKIVTGVLNKINFNAILKKIVNNTY; encoded by the exons ATGAACACAGGCATATTTCAAAGTGGAAAAGATGATAAGaataaatcaaatatatCAGATGGAactatgaataatatgatgaACATTAATAagaattttaatttttcttcatttaatgAGAATGAACTTCCCAGATACGTAAATGaatttattcaaaaaatgaaTCATCCTTATATTTGTATGATTCATGTTATTCCTAAATTATTGTCcatatttat TTATTTTCTAGGGCCATTTTTATTTAGAAATGAACAGACAAAAGAATACGATTTCATTATAACCTTTGCAATTACCTTTTTTTTAGTTTCATTGGACTTTTATTtagttaaaaatataacaggAAG ATTTTTGGTAAGAATGATATGGTGGATAGACTCAGGTGACGATTATTCTAACAATGTAATTTTTCATTCATTAGAAGATAAATCATCAAAtagtaatgaaaaaaatgttttttggttttctttatatatttacgtTTTTATTTGGCTAGTACAAACAATACAAATGTTTATATCATTTCAAGTCTGTTGGTTTTTATTATGCGTTTTATGTttctttttatcatattataatttatataatttttggaAATGTTCAAAGGAACAACCAAAAATTGTAACAGGTGTTttgaataaaattaattttaatgctatattaaaaaaaatagttaATAACACATactaa
- a CDS encoding ATP-dependent RNA helicase DBP5: protein METQEAANIESKEEKQSGTADVIDTKKEEQSSQKKEDNNNDDNKSSDKNQPADDNKSSDKNQQADDNKSSDKNQLADDNKSSDKNQPDDDNKPKEGSDNVMNMFLNYLQKNKDDPAILQTMMSMMAKQDKNNLSSTDLLSFTNSLNKKDEEKCEKNKEEDKKENCVPGDGDKKSSELISKKEEKDENVSTSDSQKNNSIKPISENDNKENNDNNNNNEEVVKKKHSVLVEDNDDYEIEETAETKEPVEEEAISIIENINIDNKEKKANDLFSTTSSTIDKNDNNNNNDDNNKNNDNNKNNDTTTSSSNNKESSDFKLYHSKNTWEELKIDNELIQILTYLKFLGPSKIQAYALPIILSSNKNLIAQSQNGSGKTLTFVIAMLCKINRTFSSLQAVCICPTRELSQQNYDVVCNFTKYLNVKVFLAVPLCERYNKSGGYQIYVGTPGKTLDFLKRKFIDTKNIKLFVLDEADDLIDIKNNMSSQVETIKRFLPRSCQILLFSATYNDSVRKFADQFAPKATKISVRQEDLTLKCVKQYYLITENDEQKYYYLSELYCSMTISQCVIFVNSKKSAYNLYNFMTENNHNVTLICADSIISRFTKNQVQKANVLGMDPKTRDTLMSDFKKGISKVLICTDLLSRGIDVPSISLVINFDLPYIYQGRIGDTVNNASNQRVNMETYIHRIGRTGRFGTKGMAINFISKNQMSHIKQIEEYYKCSIADLEFDSELMITSLTKLKN from the coding sequence ATGGAAACACAAGAGGCAGCAAATATTGAGTCTAAAGAAGAAAAGCAAAGTGGAACGGCAGATGTAATAGATACAAAAAAGGAGGAACAAAGTTCACAAAAGAaggaagataataataatgatgataataaatcaaGCGATAAAAACCAACCAgctgatgataataaatctAGCGATAAAAACCAACAAgctgatgataataaatctAGCGATAAAAACCAACTAgctgatgataataaatctAGCGATAAAAACCAACcagatgatgataataaaccCAAAGAGGGAAGTGATAATGTTATGAATATGTTTTTGAATTatctacaaaaaaataaagatgatcCAGCTATCCTTCAAACCATGATGTCTATGATGGCTAaacaagataaaaataatttatcatcCACAGATCTTTTGTCGTTTACAAAtagtttaaataaaaaagatgaagagaagtgtgaaaaaaataaggaagaagataaaaaggaaaattgcGTACCAGGCGATGGTGATAAAAAGTCTAGTGAATTAATATCAAAGAAAGAGGAAAAGGACGAGAATGTGTCTACGTCGGATagtcaaaaaaataatagtataaAACCAATAAgcgaaaatgataataaggaaaataatgataataataataataatgaagaagtTGTTAAAAAAAAGCACAGTGTACTTGTAGAAGATAATGATGATTATGAAATTGAAGAAACTGCAGAAACGAAAGAACCAGTAGAAGAAGAAGCAATATCAataattgaaaatataaatattgataataaagaaaaaaaagcgAATGATTTATTTAGCACAACTAGTAGTACAATTgacaaaaatgataataataataataatgatgataataataaaaataatgataataataaaaataatgatactaCCActagtagtagtaataataaagaaagtagtgattttaaattatatcatTCAAAAAATACGTGGGAAGAACTAAAAATTGATAACgaattaatacaaatattaacctatttaaaatttttaggACCATCAAAAATACAAGCTTATGCATTACCTATAATTTTAAGTAGTAATAAGAATTTAATAGCTCAATCACAAAATGGATCAGGAAAAACTTTAACCTTTGTTATTGCAATGTTATGTAAAATTAATAGAACATTTTCATCTTTACAAGCTGTTTGTATATGTCCTACAAGAGAATTATCACAACAGAATTATGATGTAGTGTGTAActttacaaaatatttaaatgttaAAGTTTTTTTGGCTGTACCATTATGTGagagatataataaatcagGAGGATATCAGATATATGTAGGTACTCCTGGAAAAACATTAGATTTTTTAAAACGAAAATTTAttgatacaaaaaatataaaattatttgtattagaTGAAGCAGATGATTTaattgatataaaaaataatatgtctTCACAAGTCGAAACAATAAAAAGATTTTTACCACGATCTTGTCAAATACTATTATTTTCAGCAACATATAATGATAGTGTACGTAAATTTGCAGATCAGTTTGCTCCTAAAGCTACAAAGATAAGTGTAAGACAAGAAGATTTGACATTAAAATGTGTAaaacaatattatttaataacagaaaatgatgaacagaaatattattatttatcagAATTATATTGTTCCATGACAATATCACAGTGTgttatatttgtaaattcaaaaaaatcagcatataatttatataattttatgacagaaaataatcataatgtAACTTTAATTTGTGCTGATAGTATTATAAGTCGTTTTACAAAAAATCAAGTTCAAAAAGCAAATGTTCTAGGAATGGATCCAAAAACAAGAGATACCTTAATGTCAGAttttaaaaaaggaatatcaAAAGTATTAATATGTACAGATTTATTATCTAGAGGTATTGATGTACCTTCTATAAGTTTAGTAATCAATTTTGAtttaccatatatatatcaaggAAGAATAGGAGATACTGTAAATAATGCATCTAATCAACGGGTTAATATggaaacatatatacacaGAATTGGTAGAACAGGTAGATTTGGAACTAAGGGTATGgcaattaattttattagtaAAAATCAAATGTCTCATATTAAACAAATagaagaatattataaatgttcTATAGCCGATCTTGAATTTGATTCAGAATTAATGATAACATCTTTAACCaaattgaaaaattaa
- a CDS encoding GTP-binding protein, putative, giving the protein MFNILYKNILHKNKNLVNIKLLHKKINFIPFTTNVHNHLNVEEDYFYVNPLRKLNCIGCGEFLQTTNEKKSGYVPYSVYEKYTNGRLKFYTKVKGEEVDTIPDGVKVDINNFSNYKIKTRIILCKRCYRLQHYKSTDLNCEVDTNRIENIIKCRKMLQQDIKQKNHKNKNSKNKDKENLHTCDDIAPNILITEHNNKRKNEKHINIFDRLFNKNTPLSNKLYIVKKMIKLCDKRGKMEISTTDMLQNKRSTTNINNDSNINIDNINDNINDSDNSLDREQKDNVDNHVEDTNMSTQNLSKVEIHNNDIDNECLYQDNSYNIDKRSINIYEKKDVMKKRNDKKRLDVEKMALSTSKYIEGDRNHIMNNLIKKMKRKSLVLYIIDITNIENTILPELYIGCKNKDLNIIWLVNKVDCLPKSTNLDMIKIWFRNLVRQIKNSHINDLIFISALKFYNYDMLEERMKYYVDIDKGTDIYIVGCVNVGKSTFVNSFLKYINYKHIGDIYNKRKKGGVTTSNIPYTTLNYNVFKLKKNINIIDTIGIPTKYQYSSILYKDIDLNGICINKKIQPFTYKLKQDSSIILGSMCYINFIYGTFSLLTFYLSNKVTVHMCRTEKVESFLEKKKCSFLYPPHINSDFDLLKPFVKHTIKIYGKDFESVDDIVISDLGWFSITGSGTKIFEIYVPKNIKIYRRPSMITDAIKHTQIDVFKFKSYRGRTTKVLKKKKKLIQQLDKLYPHRREHIKNETLQKEQEQIKNLANFNDTNTSIISKQEDLQNILHQL; this is encoded by the coding sequence aTGTTCAACAtactatataaaaacattttacataaaaataaaaatctagttaatataaaacttctacataaaaaaatcaaTTTCATTCCGTTCACTACAAATGTGCACAATCATTTAAATGTAGAAGaagattatttttatgttaatCCATTGAGAAAACTTAATTGTATTGGATGTGGAGAATTTCTACAAACaacaaatgaaaagaaaagtgGATATGTTCCTTATTCAgtttatgaaaaatatactaATGGAAGACTAAAATTTTATACTAAGGTTAAAGGAGAAGAAGTGGATACTATTCCTGATGGTGTTAAggttgatataaataatttttcaaattataaaataaaaacaagaattattttatgtaagAGATGTTATAGATTACAACATTATAAAAGTACCGATCTTAATTGTGAAGTAGATACAAATAgaatagaaaatattattaaatgtagAAAAATGTTACAACAGGATATTAAACAAAagaatcataaaaataaaaatagtaaaAATAAGGACAAGGAAAATTTACACACTTGTGATGATATTGCTCCTAATATTTTGATAACAGAACATaacaataaaagaaaaaatgaaaaacatattaatatttttgacagattatttaataaaaatacaccCTTATCTAATAAgttatatattgtaaaaaaGATGATAAAATTGTGTGATAAGAGAGGAAAGATGGAAATAAGTACAACTGATATGTTGCAAAATAAAAGGAGCACtactaatattaataatgatagtaatataaatattgataatattaatgataatattaatgatagtGATAATTCGCTTGATAGAGAACAAAAGGATAATGTTGATAACCATGTAGAAGATACAAATATGTCTACTCAAAACCTTTCAAAGGTTGAGATTCATAACAATGATATAGATAACGAATGTCTTTATCAAGATAACTCGTACAATATAGATAAACGATCCATTAATATATACGAAAAAAAAGATgtgatgaaaaaaagaaatgataaGAAAAGATTAGATGTTGAAAAAATGGCATTAAGTACATCTAAATATATCGAAGGAGATCGTAAtcatattatgaataatttaattaaaaagatGAAACGTAAATCattagtattatatataatagatataacaaatattgaaaatactATATTACcagaattatatataggatgtaaaaataaagatttaAATATCATATGGCTAGTCAACAAAGTAGATTGTTTACCTAAGTCAACAAATTtagatatgataaaaatatggtTTCGTAATTTAGTTAGGCAAATAAAGAATTCtcatataaatgatttaatatttatatctgcCTTAAAgttttataattatgatatgtTAGAAGAAAGaatgaaatattatgttGATATAGATAAAGGAACtgacatatatatagtagGTTGTGTTAATGTAGGTAAATCAACATTtgttaattcatttttaaaatatattaattataaacatataggtgatatatataataaaagaaaaaaaggtgGTGTTACAACATCAAATATACCATATACtacattaaattataatgtttttaaattgaaaaaaaatataaatattatagataCAATTGGTATACCTACTAAATATCAATATTCTTCTATcttatataaagatatagatTTAAATGGTATAtgcataaataaaaaaattcaaccatttacatataaattgaAACAAGATTCATCTATCATATTAGGTTCTATgtgttatataaattttatatatggtacgttttctttattaacattttatttatcaaATAAGGTAACAGTACATATGTGTAGAACTGAAAAAGTCGAATCATttcttgaaaaaaaaaaatgctcTTTCTTATATCCTCCACATATCAACTCAGattttgatttattaaaacCTTTTGTTAAACatactataaaaatatatggaaaagATTTTGAAAGTGTAGATGATATAGTCATATCTGATTTAGGTTGGTTCTCTATAACAGGAAGTGGTACCAAAATTTTCGAAATTTATGTtcctaaaaatattaaaatatatagaagacCTTCAATGATAACTGATGCAATTAAACATACACAGATTGatgtatttaaatttaaatctTATAGAGGAAGAACAACAAAagttttgaaaaaaaaaaaaaaattaatacaacAGTTAGATAAATTATATCCTCACAGAAGAGAACATATCAAAAATGAAACACTACAAAAGGAGcaagaacaaataaaaaatttagcAAATTTTAATGATACTAACACTTCCATAATATCAAAACAAGAagatttacaaaatatactTCATCAATTGTAA
- a CDS encoding OPA3-like protein, putative: protein MIPLFKIGIVLIRQVSKPISGYIKKKAIENKNFKSICIYCGKKYYFFEQYIQKKFYNSNTTNINYSSYISENKSVNVGSEILGETIIFLIAALIIIAEYKRNSLKEAKKEYILNHKLETLKLQVLELQKENDEIMKIVMPTKKNIRDNRSYDIENKNFFKNIYNKYVSKQNTLSQNDKEQNGKNNIKQN, encoded by the coding sequence ATGATTCCACTTTTTAAAATTGGGATTGTTTTAATAAGACAGGTAAGTAAACCTATATCaggttatataaaaaagaaagctatagaaaataaaaattttaagagtatatgtatatattgtggtaagaaatattatttttttgaacagtatatacaaaaaaaattttataattcaaatacaaccaatataaattatagtTCTTACATAAGTGAGAATAAATCAGTTAATGTAGGTAGTGAAATTCTAGGAGAaactattatatttttaattgcagctttaataattatagcagaatataaaagaaatagtTTAAAAGAAGCAAAAAAAGAATACATATTAAATCATAAATTAGAAACATTAAAATTACAAGTTTTGGAAttacaaaaagaaaatgatgaaattatgaaaatagtTATGcccacaaaaaaaaatattagggATAATAGAAGTtatgatatagaaaataaaaacttctttaaaaatatatataataaatatgttagCAAACAAAATACTCTTTCtcaaaatgataaagaacaaaatggtaaaaataatataaaacaaaattga